In the Triticum aestivum cultivar Chinese Spring chromosome 2B, IWGSC CS RefSeq v2.1, whole genome shotgun sequence genome, GTGGCAAGAGACGAAGGGCACGCGGTCCAACAACGCGACTCCCTTACGATGTCCAACAAGATGAATAACCCGCGCTTTGCGGCTGATAGCAGTCCTGATCCACGAGTTGGCATCTTTCTCGTCGAAGCCCACATAGTCGTCGCTGGACCGCAGGCGGAGCGTGTCCACCGACGCGGACACATCACGGTGGAGGAAGAGGCTGTCCACGAAGTCACGGAACTCCTCCGGCGGGTTGGCATCGCGGAAGGAGGAGTGGCGCACGCGGAGGTCGATGCAGGGCACAGACGCCCAGAGGTGGTGCCACCGCCGCGCGAGCACGCAGGTGGGCACCACCTCCCACGCCTTGAGGAACGACATGATGTGGTGCAGGAGCGCGTCCGGGAGGGCGCTGAGGCGGTCGACCccgacggcgccggcgccggcggcggaggctgATGCCTGGCCAGCGCGGCGGTAAGGCCCCCAGCGCCGGGAGGTTGTCCGGCGCATTTCGTCGAGCAGATGGCCTGCGTACAGGTTCGGGCACCCCGGCGTAAGGATTATGCAGGAAAATCCATGGAGGAATGTGCGTATGGGGATGGGATCGCAGCGAGAGGGGCTGAGGGAGGAAGGGATCCAACTTACGGAGGGATTCGCCGAAATGGCGTGGACTTCTTTGCCGCTTTTGGATTTCGAAATTTTGGGGATGGAGTTCGATCGCCAGTTCGCTACTCGCCTTCTCCCCCGCACCAATTTTGTTTTCAGGGCTCTCCCCCGCAGCAAATGGGGCGGCGGCTGCTTCAGCCGATGGGCCTTTGGGCATTCCGCCGCGTGTGTTACCAAGGGGTGGCCCAGTTAGCAACCCATTATATTTCTCCAACAACAAATGTACTACTACAAAAAATTCTCCATTTTGTCTAAAAAATATCTCATGTTTCTAAAAAAAAGAATCCAACTAATGCATTCTACTGCTTCCAAGCGACGACACGGTTTTCTTTTGCCTAGAACGTTCTGGAGTAAAATGTCCCACTGGTCCATAAACTTGGACCAGATGCACACTTCTGTCCATTAACTCAAAAATTGCGCATCGGAAGGCATAAACCAGTAACTCCCTctgtaaaaaaaatataaaagcatttagatcactaatttAGTGATCTAAATTCTCTTATAATTTTTTAAGGTCTCTGCGTCTGTCATCTGGCTTATGTTTCATGTAGCATTCAGATACTTTAGTTAAAAAAGATTTAAACACGACTTAAGTTTTGTGCAGGGGTCTAGATAACTTGACTGCTATGTTGTCTACTAAAACCTTANNNNNNNNNNNNNNNNNNNNNNNNNNNNNNNNNNNNNNNNNNNNNNNNNNNNNNNNNNNNNNNNNNNNNNNNNNNNNNNNNNNNNNNNNNNNNNNNNNNNNNNNNNNNNNNNNNNNNNNNNNNNNNNNNNNNNNNNNNNNNNNNNNNNNNNNNNNNNNNNNNNNNNNNNNNNNNNNNNNNNNNNNNNNNNNNNNNNNNNNNNNNNNNNNNNNNNNNNNNNNNNNNNNNNNNNNNNNNNNNNNNNNNNNNNNNNNNNNNNNNNNNNNNNNNNNNNNNNNNNNNNNTCGGGTTCCCGTCCGATGGCCCCCTCGATGGCAAGAGGAGTAGGGACCCGCCCGCCCATTCCGTTTTATGTCCTTATCGGCGAGGCGACGATGGCAGCAATGATGTGTTGGAACAAGGTCTCTTTAGTCTCTTCCTACCTTGACAATGTCCGTTCCGGCGTGAAGGGAGTTTTTTGTCCCGTGGGAGTCTGTATCACCAAATATGTTGGTTGTCTTCATATCTTGGTTTCTGGTGTGTCATTCAAGCAGAGCAATTGGCCAGCCATTAGTGTGACATCTTATTTGTATTATTCTCCGGCATGGTCTGGTTTATCCAACCCTCTGAAACGATGTTGACGGATTGCAAGCTTGTTTTGCATGGCATGATGCTTCAACTGATGTTTCTTCAACGACTTCTAGATTTCATCTCAATGGACGAGTGGTTATTGCTGTCTTTAAATCATGGTATAACGAAGACgtttgcacatatctctttctttcACTGTTGGTTCGGTGCAATTTCAATCTCTGCCGAGTGGCGTACAatcgaaggaagaagaagaataccCCCTTCGTGCCAAAATACGTGTCGTTGATTTAGTATAATTTTGTATGGACTTTGTACTAAATCGGCGTTACttatttgggatggagggagtagtatatttggCAATGTAAAAAAAATTGGTACTGTCCAGTTGTGTTTCAACTGTACTGCCCATTATTTTTCTTGCTAAATACTCCCtcagtcccaaaataagtgtctacaTCCAAAATAAGTGTTTCAATAAAGGTAGtataaagttaagacacttattttgggacggaaggagtatcCGATATAATATGCCTTTTTTTCTAAAAGACCCAGCTGCCTGGCTTTTCATTGATTTAGCAGAAGAGAGAGTTACAAAAATTGTCACTAATCAAAGGAGATTAGCAACAGAAGAAAGAAAGACCGGGTTTAAAGAAGAGCACGCAGGCTCTCCCCCTTCCCCTATCCTCTGGATATCGTCTAAGGTTTATTTCTCATGTGATATCCCCGAAGGGGGGCTCTAATCCTTTTGCTCCTGCCAGCCTCCATTGATCTATTTCTCTTCTGCAAGCACTGATCACATCGTCAACGCAAGCCTCCTTCTTCCTGAACGTGCAGCTGTTGCGTTCCTGCCAGATGTTCCATGCAACCAGAGCCAGCATGGATTTGGAGGCTCGTCTGTTGGATGGTGATGATGCAGAGACTATTGCAGTGACAACCTCCGTTGTGGTCTTGCACCCGTCCCAGGTTACTGGGCTGAGCGCGCCGCAGCCCCTCCATGCTGCTGCCCTGGCCCAAATCAGCTGTGACGTGGGGCAGTCCCAAAGGAGGTGCGCCGAGCTCTCCAAGTTTCTGAGGCATAACTGGCAGAAGTAGCCATTCTTCCATCCGCGCCGCTGCAGCCGGTCGTTGCACCAGAGCCGGTCATGGTGCAACAGCCACATGAGGAACTTGATTTTCCCTGGCGCCCATACCTTCCAGATGAGCTGTTGTAGTGCACCTCTTGGCTGCCCATCGAACTGAGCATCGTAGGCTGATTTGGCACTGTACTGAGCTCCCGCCCGCCAGGAGAtctcatcctccacctcttcccacAAGGTGAGATTGGCCTCGCGGATGCTGCGGCGCAGAGAGACCAGCTGCGGGATGATCTCCATCGCATTGCTTCTCCGGAGATCAAGGATCCATCTGTCGCCCTGGAGCGCTTCAGCCACCGATCGGTTCTTTCTTGATGAGTTGGCGAACAGCAGAGGGAACTGAAGTTTTAGCGGCTGATCGCCGAGCCAGGTGCAGTTCCAGAACGTGGCCCTCCTTCCATTTCCTATGTCAACTCTAGTTTCAGCGGCGAATAGTTCTCTGTCCTTGTCGTCGCACGGCGATCCCGTGCCGACCCATGGCCTGTCCGGATGCTTCCATGCGAGCCAGAGCCACCGTAGGCGGACTGCGCGCGCAAAACGTACCATGTCTGGAATGCCAAGGCCACCGCGGTCCACCGGCGAGGTTACGAGCTTCCAGTTGGCCTTGCACTTCCCGCCTGAGATTTCCTCGtcctgataataataataatatgcctTCTTGGATGTCTTTTTTGATGTATCCATAAGAGAGAAACAACATAGTGAATTAAACATGCAAACACGCCATAGTACATAAGTATAAACACAAGGACAGTGATCGTCTACATAATTACAAGAAAATAGAGATCGGATTAACATGTTTACATGGAAACGATGACAAAGCTTAGCTCACGATCATGACCTTGTGCTTGTCTGACTAACTTCGACCTCGTCCGCGACGGTGACACCAACAAGCAAATCAAGCGCCTCCACAACAGCCAACATGTTCCCGGGGCTTGCGTGAAGGCACCTATACGCGACCATGCAAGCATCATGACCCTCCCTAGCTTGAGCGGGTCTCTCAGACGTGGTCGTAGGTTCCGCAGGTTCTGTTCTGAAGCACAGGCCAACCAGGCCAACCTCTGCCCGGTTAGGATCTCCAGTAACACCACTCTGAAACAGTACACGTCGCTCTTCTTGGTGAAGTCCCCGGACATGACGTACTCCGGCGCAGAGCCGTACCCACTTGTTATGAGTGTGTACACGTTAGGATCGTCACCTTTCCCGTATTTTCTGGCGAACCACAGGTCTGATAGCTTGACATTGTTATACTGAAGTGTACAAAGAGTAAAAATCATTAGCGAGTGTATGTTGGGTCTAGCCAGGTAATAGTGGCAATCGATGGTCTTTCTAGTGGCCCTGTTGATAAAATGCTTAATTACGATGCCCTGACTCTTTCAGTGCATAAACGAAAATACGAAGTTCTTGTCAAATGGAAAAAATCGTGATTGCAAAAGTAAATTAAGAAAACTATACCTAGAACCACTTCTTTAATTATGACTAAGTATAGTTTtgactgtgtgcatcttagttgTATAGAGGCCGGGTATTGCTAATCATGCTTTGTATTTGCTTGATGCTATATTTGAATTAATTAAAAGCGCCCCTCATCAAAAATTTGTTGCCCGTTCCTCTCGCGTTAGGTGGTTGTTTCTTTCTTTCCAATCGTTGCCTAGTGGGCACGGTCAACCAAACAAAACATGTTTATTGTGTTGTACTATCAATTTTATTTCAATGAAATTAGGGTGCAAAGTTTATTTCATCAAAAAATTGTTATCCTCTCAAAATTCCATGCATATGGACTAAATAAACAATCACtaaaaaaagaggaagaatgaTCACCGAGTCTAGTAAGATGTTGGAGGCGTTAAATTTGACGGAGATCAGTGGCTTCTCTTCACCATGGAGGGACAACAACCCTTTCGCGGTAGCTAGAGCAATGCTTAACCGTGTTGACCATGACAACACAACACGAATATCTAAAACATATGATACATGATATTATTTTGCCAATAGATATCACATGAAATTGTTTTGCAGGTACAAATCACTGGAAAATTAACTTGATCCATTTCAATTCTTGCAGAAATCATTAATCATGAAACCACCTAACAATCATGCTCTGCACACATCACAGATCATGAATCATGCTCTGCACACATCACAGATCACTTTCAAAAGGAGTAGTACTAGTTTTGTAAATGTGGGTTAATTAAAGTCAAGGCGTTAATTGGGAGGTTTCGTGCGTACTGACTTACCACTGGAGAGGTAGTTTGCCAAGCTGCCATGGCCCATTAGCTCGTAGACGAGAAGCCTGTGCAGCCCCTCGTAGCAGTAGCCGATCATCTTCACCAGGCTCGGCTGCCGCGGCTGCAGCTCCCCCAGGAATATCGAATCTTTCTAATCACAGAGAAGGAAGTTGATTAGAGATACTATTCACTAACAGAACACGTACATCGATCTACCTACGTACCAGATGTTCCTCGGAGTGGTAGTCGTCAGCACGGACTCTCTTGACGGCGACTGGCTGCGCCGGGAGCCCCGGCCGGAAGCCGTCCTCGAGGGATCCCCTGTACACCGTCCCGAAACTGCCGCTGCCGATTTTGTTTCCTGAGGCGAACCCTCCGGTCGCGGCGCTCAGCTCCGCAAAGGTGAACCTGTGCATGTTGGAGTTGGGCGACACAGGCGCCGGCACCGGCAACTGATCCTCCTTGATGGCGGCGTCGGTAAGCAGATCCAGCGCCTTCACGACGTCCGACATGTCTGGCCTCTCCTCGGGTTTGACATGGAGACACTTGTATGTGACCAGGGCAGCCTTGTGTGCGGCTGCCACTGGGTAGATGCCCTTCAATGCTTTATCCATGATCCCTGCCAGTTTAACCGGGTCTTCGAGATTCGGCCGCGCGTACTCCAACAGGTTCCGCTCCTCCTTGATGGGTCTTTTCATGTCTACCCACTTCATCCCTGTGATCAGAATCTCCAACAACACCAccccgaagctgtacacgtcgcaTTTCGGGGTGAGACTGCCGGACATGACGTACTCCGGTGCGCTGCCGCGCGGTGTTCCAAGGCGCGAGCGCGTGGTGGTGACCGAGCCGTCGCTCGCTCTCGTGTCAAGCCTCAGGCCCGAGAGCGAGATCTTGGCATTGTTATCCTGGAGAAGGAGCATAAACTATTAGCCGGTTGTGTCCTCCCAAGTTGCGTAGTTAACATTTAACAAGGGCGAGAGATGCAGAATGGTCTCCTACCGAGTCCAGTAGGATGTCGGAGGCATTGAATTCGCCGCAGATCAATGGCTTCTCCGCGCCGTGGAGGGACACCAGCCCTTTCGCCGTAGCTAAGACGATGCTTAGTCTGGTTGACCATGGCAGCACGGGACGATAAAAAGCTGAAATTTGCATCACATGAAATGAATTCATTTCGATGTCATTTTCTGATTTGCACATATGGGGAATTGGGGATAGA is a window encoding:
- the LOC123039077 gene encoding receptor like protein kinase S.2, encoding MYSISISRLPCDQKEAMFLGELQLRHPCLVRMIGYCCEEEHRLLVYELMDHGSLDDYFFKPFYRPVLPWSTRLSIVLATAKGLVSLHGAEKPLICGEFNASDILLDSDNNAKISLSGLRLDTRASDGSVTTTRSRLGTPRGSAPEYVMSGSLTPKCDVYSFGVVLLEILITGMKWVDMKRPIKEERNLLEYARPNLEDPVKLAGIMDKALKGIYPVAAAHKAALVTYKCLHVKPEERPDMSDVVKALDLLTDAAIKEDQLPVPAPVSPNSNMHRFTFAELSAATGGFASGNKIGSGSFGTVYRGSLEDGFRPGLPAQPVAVKRVRADDYHSEEHLKDSIFLGELQPRQPSLVKMIGYCYEGLHRLLVYELMGHGSLANYLSSDIRVVLSWSTRLSIALATAKGLLSLHGEEKPLISVKFNASNILLDSYNNVKLSDLWFARKYGKGDDPNVYTLITSGYGSAPEYVMSGDFTKKSDVYCFRVVLLEILTGQRLAWLACASEQNLRNLRPRLRDPLKLGRVMMLAWSRIGAFTQAPGTCWLLWRRLICLLVSPSRTRSKLTSKKAYYYYYQDEEISGGKCKANWKLVTSPVDRGGLGIPDMVRFARAVRLRWLWLAWKHPDRPWVGTGSPCDDKDRELFAAETRVDIGNGRRATFWNCTWLGDQPLKLQFPLLFANSSRKNRSVAEALQGDRWILDLRRSNAMEIIPQLVSLRRSIREANLTLWEEVEDEISWRAGAQYSAKSAYDAQFDGQPRGALQQLIWKVWAPGKIKFLMWLLHHDRLWCNDRLQRRGWKNGYFCQLCLRNLESSAHLLWDCPTSQLIWARAAAWRGCGALSPVTWDGCKTTTEVVTAIVSASSPSNRRASKSMLALVAWNIWQERNSCTFRKKEACVDDVISACRREIDQWRLAGAKGLEPPFGDIT